In Cryptococcus tetragattii IND107 chromosome 11, whole genome shotgun sequence, a single window of DNA contains:
- a CDS encoding septum-promoting GTP-binding protein 1, which yields MADPGYMSSGSGSGRNGEGNDRNSIVLKVGMVGDSQIGKTSLMVKYVEGSFDEDYIQTLGVNFMEKAISIRNTEITFSIWDLGGQREFVSMLPLVSNDAVAILFMFDLTRKSTLNSVKEWYRQARGFNKTAIPVLIGTKYDQFASFPRGEQEEITRQAKRFSKAMHAPLIFCSTSHSINVQKIFKIVLAKAFDLKCVIPEIDAVGEPILLYVDV from the exons ATGGCCGATCCAGGATACATGTCGTCCGGTTCTGGGAGTGGCCGTAATGGAGAGGGCAATGACAGAAACTC GATCGTTCTCAAAGTAGGAATGGTTGGTGACTCACAAATTGGAAAGACATCATTGATGGTCAAATACGTGGAAGGCAGCTTTGA CGAGGATTATATACAAACACTGGGTGTCAACTTTATGGAAAAGGCCATCAGCATACGAAATACAGAGATTACCTTCTCA ATATGGGATCTGGGTGGTCAAAGAGAATTCGTGTCAATGCTGCCCCTTGTGTCCAATGATGCCGTCGCTATTCTATTCATGTTTGATCTTACACGAAAATCAACTCTAAATAGCGTCAAAGAGTGGTATCGCCAAGCACGTGGATTCAACAAAACAGCTATACCAGTGTTAATCGGAACAAAGTACGACCAATTTGCGTCTTTCCCGAGAGGAGAGCAAGAGGAAATTACTAGGCAGGCGAAGAGGTTTTCAAAGGCTATGCATGCTCCATTG ATTTTTTGTTCCACTTCACACTCTATTAATGTCCAGAAGATCTTCAAAATTGTTTTAGCAAAGGCGTTTGATCTCAAG TGCGTTATTCCTGAAATCGACGCCGTTGGTGAACCTATTTTACTCTATGTCGATGTTTAG